GAAGAATATATTTATCCACAGCAAATAGTAAATGGATATATTGGTAAAAGACCTGTTGTTATTGGAACAGGACCTGCAGGTATGCTTGCAGCTTTAATTTTGGCTAGGGCTAATTTAAAACCCATTATACTTGAAAGAGGGAAAGCTGTTAAAGAAAGAGTAGATGATGTTTATAC
The window above is part of the Streptobacillus ratti genome. Proteins encoded here:
- a CDS encoding FAD-binding protein, with amino-acid sequence MRLILKDNEINNFKITGKAIDARNKNSIKYVYTVDFDSSDKVYDNIEKYKNVSIVEEYIYPQQIVNGYIGKRPVVIGTGPAGMLAALILARANLKPIILERGKAVKERVDDVYT